In the Macadamia integrifolia cultivar HAES 741 unplaced genomic scaffold, SCU_Mint_v3 scaffold1464, whole genome shotgun sequence genome, one interval contains:
- the LOC122063814 gene encoding cytochrome P450 71A1-like, with protein sequence MALQEWMEDPKFFLLPSLLILSLLFLFKLNKKKKIEKEEPPSLPPSPPKLPIIGNLHQLGTLPPRSLAAFSHKYGPLMLFHFGSVPTLVVSSPEMATEITKTHDIVFANRSTSPVTKKLVYGCTDISFSPYGEYWRQLRKLCVIELFSSKRVRSFKFVREEEVAVLIEKISVLSQGGVIPVNISDLLPIFSSNVICRVAAGTKYTNPKLSHIAREVEILLGAFSVREYFPLLGWIDTLTGLDKRVNKIFQEMDSVFDAVIQDHLNSHKEDGQENEKDVVDLLLEAQKDSSLGVSLTLDNIKAIIMDMFIAGTDTSAIIVEWAIVELVRNPSIMKKAQEEIRSVVGSKSKIEEDDIPQMDYLKCIIKEIMRLHPPVPLLLPRESSAGVHIKGYYIPPKTRVIINAWAIQMDPKVWDNPEEFIPERFINNPIDLQGQDFKFLPFGAGRRVCPGIWFGLASSELVLANLLYWFDWECPGGEKDIDMTEVFGLVVHKKTPVHLLPKNHFS encoded by the exons ATGGCTCTACAAGAATGGATGGAAGATCCAAAATTCTTCTTATTGCCTtcccttttaattctttcccttctctttctattCAAGctcaacaagaagaagaagatagaaaaagaagaaccacCTAGTCTACCACCTTCCCCCCCAAAGCTTCCTATTATTGGAAACCTTCATCAGCTAGGAACCCTCCCCCCTCGCTCTCTTGCTGCCTTCTCTCACAAATATGGTCCTCTCATGCTCTTTCACTTTGGTAGTGTCCCAACTTTGGTGGTTTCTTCTCCAGAGATGGCTACAGAGATCACAAAAACCCATGATATTGTGTTTGCAAATAGGTCTACTTCACCTGTGACAAAAAAGCTCGTCTATGGTTGCACAGATATCAGTTTTTCACCCTATGGTGAGTATTGGAGGCAGTTGCGGAAGCTCTGCGTGATAGAGCTATTCAGTTCCAAGAGAGTTCGCTCATTCAAGTTTGTTAGGGAGGAGGAAGTTGCTGTTCTGATTGAGAAGATATCAGTACTGAGTCAAGGCGGCGTGATTCCAGTTAATATAAGCGATTTGCTGCCCATTTTCTCAAGCAATGTAATCTGCCGAGTTGCAGCGGGTACAAAGTATACTAATCCTAAGCTTAGTCATATAGCAAGGGAGGTAGAGATCCTCCTTGGGGCTTTCAGTGTGAGAGAATACTTCCCTTTGTTGGGTTGGATTGATACACTCACTGGCTTAGATAAGAGGGTCAACAAAATATTCCAAGAGATGGACTCAGTTTTTGATGCAGTAATTCAAGATCATCTTAATTCCCATAAAGAGGATggccaagaaaatgaaaaagatgtTGTGGATCTCTTGCTTGAAGCTCAAAAAGATTCATCACTTGGTGTTTCTCTTACTCTAGACAATATCAAAGCAATCATCAtg gACATGTTCATAGCTGGAACTGATACATCAGCAATTATTGTGGAATGGGCAATAGTGGAGCTTGTCCGAAATCCTAGTATAATGAAAAAAGctcaagaagaaataagaagtgTTGTGGGAAGTAAATCcaagattgaagaagatgatattCCTCAAATGGATTATTTGAAGTGTATTATTAAGGAGATTATGAGACTACATCCTCCTGTGCCTTTGTTGCTACCAAGAGAATCAAGTGCAGGTGTTCATATAAAAGGTTATTACATCCCTCCTAAAACAAGAGTTATTATCAATGCATGGGCAATCCAAATGGATCCCAAAGTATGGGATAATCCAGAGGAGTTTATTCCAGAAAGATTTATAAACAATCCAATAGATCTTCAAGGCCAGGATTTTAAATTCCTTCCTTTTGGTGCTGGGAGAAGGGTTTGCCCtggaatttggtttggtttggcttcTTCTGAACTGGTTCTTGCTAATCTTTTGTACTGGTTTGACTGGGAATGTCCTGGAGGTGAAAAGGACATAGACATGACAGAAGTATTTGGACTCGTAGTTCACAAAAAGACTCCTGTCCATCTTCTTCCCAAAAATCATTTCTCTTAA